The Vitis vinifera cultivar Pinot Noir 40024 chromosome 12, ASM3070453v1 genome has a segment encoding these proteins:
- the LOC100241475 gene encoding BTB/POZ domain-containing protein At3g22104, whose protein sequence is MESCCDLQVDVNGEETFMVDKKIISSFSGRLSKLFAKSRSSVNNFKVIFHDFPGGGENFELVTRFCYNNGIIEINPSNIALLNRAAHFMEMNESVSRRHNLLEQTEKSLEQISYWSWSELLVALKQCQDLPPVAKSSGILQKCLDSLIGRVALASGSEASPYPSNSSPDSSGFRFSCDTRSTESLKNSFSRVTWWFEDLLVLNPNLVEMVVKSMLSRKYDHAIISRFLFYYQKSKFVTATSVEKRKIIESVVDLFCFLDQSSVSCKSLFGILRVALSLNISKGCRIKLESMIGSQIDQAALDNLLVPSPHGSNYLYDVNLVLRFLKAFLRGGISKISPVRLRRVASLVDLYIAEVAPDPSLKPSKFIALTSALPGSARESYDGIYSAMGMYLEVHAGLSEEEKMKICCTLNYDKLSSEACMHLAQNTKFPSKTTVQALISQQSKLKNLLHETNHSRSFTDSPCSISSNGSRGAKDDSQEQIVLYAGKLDISADNERLRAHLQGMQWRVMELEKACRKMQTQMAKIMKSKTTSHSNAISLPKLCS, encoded by the exons ATGGAAAGCTGTTGTGATCTTCAAGTGGATGTCAATGGAGAGGAGACTTTCATGGTGGACAAG AAAATTATTTCTTCGTTTTCGGGGAGATTAAGCAAATTATTTGCAAAATCAAGAAGTTCAGTGAACAATTTCAAGGTGATATTCCATGACTTTCCAGGAGGGGGAGAGAATTTTGAACTGGTTACCAGGTTCTGCTACAACAATGGCATCATAGAGATAAACCCCTCCAACATTGCCCTCCTAAATCGTGCTGCACATTTCATGGAAATGAACGAGTCGGTGTCTAGACGGCATAATTTGCTTGAACAAACTGAGAAATCGCTTGAACAGATCAGCTATTGGTCATGGTCTGAGCTTTTGGTAGCTTTGAAGCAGTGCCAAGATTTACCTCCAGTTGCAAAATCTTCTGGTATACTTCAAAAATGTTTGGATTCCCTCATTGGAAGAGTGGCATTGGCCAGTGGCAGTGAAGCAAGTCCATATCCATCTAATTCTTCCCCAGATAGCTCTGGGTTTCGGTTTTCTTGTGACACTAGAAGCACTGAGAGCTTGAAAAACAGCTTCTCTAGAGTAACCTGGTGGTTTGAAGATCTGTTGGTTTTGAATCCTAATTTGGTTGAAATGGTGGTAAAGTCCATGCTCTCCCGGAAATATGACCATGCCATTATCAGTAGGTTTCTCTTTTATTACCAGAAGTCTAAATTTGTCACTGCTACATCTGTTGAGAAGCGCAAAATCATTGAAAGTGTCGTTGACTTGTTTTGCTTTCTTGATCAGAGTTCTGTTTCTTGTAAGAGTTTATTTGGGATTCTTCGAGTTGCTCTAAGTTTAAACATAAGCAAAGGTTGTAGGATCAAGTTGGAGAGTATGATTGGCTCACAGATTGATCAAGCAGCACTAGACAATCTGCTTGTTCCATCTCCACATGGCTCCAACTATTTATATGATGTGAATCTTGTTCTAAGATTTTTGAAAGCATTTCTTCGTGGGGGGATCAGTAAAATTTCTCCAGTTCGTCTCAGAAGAGTTGCTAGCTTGGTGGACTTGTACATAGCAGAAGTAGCTCCTGATCCTAGTCTGAAACCTTCAAAATTCATCGCCCTCACCTCAGCTTTGCCAGGTTCTGCCAGAGAGTCTTATGATGGAATCTATTCTGCCATGGGCATGTATCTAGAG GTGCATGCAGGACTATCCGAAGAAGAAAAGATGAAGATCTGTTGTACATTGAACTATGACAAACTCTCATCTGAAGCTTGCATGCATCTTGCTCAGAATACAAAATTCCCATCAAAAACCACGGTTCAAGCTCTCATCTCTCAGCAGTCCAAGCTCAAAAATTTACTCCATGAGACCAACCATTCAAGATCTTTCACAGATTCCCCTTGTAGTATCTCTTCAAATGGAAGCAGGGGAGCAAAAGATGATTCCCAAGAACAAATTGTGCTTTATGCTGGAAAACTTGATATTTCTGCTGATAATGAGAGGCTGAGAGCACATTTGCAGGGAATGCAATGGAGGGTGATGGAATTGGAGAAAGCCTGTAGGAAAATGCAAACCCAGATGGCAAAAATCATGAAGTCAAAAACCACCAGCCATAGCAATGCCATATCCTTGCCCAAGCTCTGTTCATGA
- the LOC100243167 gene encoding (E)-beta-ocimene synthase isoform X1, whose translation MALHLFYFPKQCFLTHNLPGHPMKKPPRGTTAQIRCSANEQSFSLMTESRRSAHYQPAFWSYDFVESLKKREEICDGSVKELEKMYEDRARKLEDEVKWMIHEKSAEPLTLLEFIDDIQRLGLGHRFENDIKRSLDKILLLEGSNAGKGESLHHTALRFRILKQHGYKVSQEVFEGFTDQNGHFKACLCKDVKGMLSLYEASYLASEGETLLHEAMAFLKMHLKDLEGTLDKSLEELVNHAMELPLHRRMPRLEARWFIEAYKRREGADDVLLELAILDFNMVQWTLQDDLQDMSRWWKDMGLASKLHFARDRLMECFFWTVGMAFEPEFSNCRKGLTKVTSFITTIDDVYDVYGSVDELELFTDAVARWDINMWADLCKVFLVEAKWCHKEYTPTFEEYLENGWRSVSGAAILIHAYFLMSKNITKEALECLENDHELLRWPSTIFRLCNDLATSKAELERGESANSISCYMHQTGVSEEDAREHMKILIDESWKKMNKVREMDSDSPFAKPFVETAINLARIAQCTYQYGDSHGAPDARSKKRVLSLIVEPIPMNLKK comes from the exons ATGGCACTCCACCTCTTCTACTTTCCCAAACAATGCTTTTTGACCCATAACTTGCCTGGACATCCCATGAAGAAACCACCCCGCGGCACTACTGCACAAATTCGATGTTCAGCGAATGAACAAAGTTTCTCTCTAATGACCGAGAGTCGACGATCAGCGCATTACCAGCCCGCCTTTTGGAGCTACGACTTTGTGGAGTCCTTGAAGAAGAGG GAGGAAATATGTGATGGCAGCGTAAAGGAGCTGGAGAAAATGTATGAGGACAGAGCGAGGAAGCTGGAGGATGAAGTGAAGTGGATGATCCATGAGAAGAGTGCAGAGCCATTGACACTTCTGGAATTTATTGATGACATTCAACGGttaggtttagggcatcggttTGAGAATGATATAAAGAGATCCCTTGATAAAATATTACTATTGGAAGGATCTAATGCAGGGAAGGGTGAGAGTCTTCATCACACTGCTCTCAGATTCAGGATCCTCAAACAACATGGCTACAAAGTCTCTCAAG AAGTGTTTGAGGGTTTTACAGACCAGAATGGACACTTCAAGGCATGCCTTTGCAAAGATGTGAAAGGAATGTTGAGTCTTTATGAAGCTTCATATCTCGCTTCGGAAGGAGAAACCCTCCTACACGAGGCTATGGCTTTCTTAAAGATGCATCTTAAAGACCTTGAGGGAACCTTGGACAAAAGCCTTGAAGAATTAGTGAATCATGCCATGGAGCTTCCATTGCACCGCCGAATGCCAAGATTAGAAGCCAGATGGTTTATTGAAGCATACAAGAGAAGGGAAGGTGCGGATGATGTTCTACTTGAACTCGCAATTCTAGACTTCAATATGGTGCAATGGACACTCCAAGACGATCTTCAAGATATGTCGAG GTGGTGGAAAGACATGGGCCTAGCAAGCAAGTTGCATTTTGCTAGAGACAGGTTGATGGAATGCTTCTTTTGGACTGTGGGGATGGCTTTCGAACCGGAATTTAGCAATTGCCGGAAAGGACTAACAAAAGTGACTTCATTTATAACTACCATTGATGATGTATATGATGTATATGGTTCAGTGGATGAACTAGAGCTATTTACAGATGCCGTCGCAAG ATGGGATATCAATATG TGGGCTGACTTGTGCAAAGTATTCTTAGTAGAAGCAAAATGGTGCCACAAGGAATACACCCCAACCTTTGAGGAGTATCTAGAAAATGGATGGCGTTCGGTATCAGGGGCTGCTATACTAATTCACGCCTACTTCTTAATGAGTAAGAATATCACGAAGGAGGCACTGGAGTGCTTGGAGAACGACCATGAACTCCTACGTTGGCCGTCTACTATTTTTCGGCTTTGCAATGACTTAGCTACTTCAAAA GCCGAGTTAGAGAGAGGTGAAAGTGCAAATTCAATCTCATGTTACATGCACCAAACTGGCGTCTCTGAGGAAGATGCTCGTGAacacatgaaaattttgattgatgAAAGCTGGAAGAAGATGAATAAAGTTCGAGAAATGGATTCTGATTCTCCTTTTGCAAAACCCTTCGTGGAAACCGCTATCAACCTTGCGCGAATTGCCCAATGTACATACCAGTATGGAGATTCCCATGGTGCTCCAGATGCCAGATCAAAGAAGCGGGTCCTGTCACTGATAGTTGAGCCAATCCCCATGAATCTGAAGAAataa
- the LOC100243167 gene encoding (E)-beta-ocimene synthase — protein MALHLFYFPKQCFLTHNLPGHPMKKPPRGTTAQIRCSANEQSFSLMTESRRSAHYQPAFWSYDFVESLKKREEICDGSVKELEKMYEDRARKLEDEVKWMIHEKSAEPLTLLEFIDDIQRLGLGHRFENDIKRSLDKILLLEGSNAGKGESLHHTALRFRILKQHGYKVSQEVFEGFTDQNGHFKACLCKDVKGMLSLYEASYLASEGETLLHEAMAFLKMHLKDLEGTLDKSLEELVNHAMELPLHRRMPRLEARWFIEAYKRREGADDVLLELAILDFNMVQWTLQDDLQDMSRWWKDMGLASKLHFARDRLMECFFWTVGMAFEPEFSNCRKGLTKVTSFITTIDDVYDVYGSVDELELFTDAVARWDINMVNNLPGYMKLCFLALYNTVNEMAYDTLKEQGHNILPYLTKAWADLCKVFLVEAKWCHKEYTPTFEEYLENGWRSVSGAAILIHAYFLMSKNITKEALECLENDHELLRWPSTIFRLCNDLATSKAELERGESANSISCYMHQTGVSEEDAREHMKILIDESWKKMNKVREMDSDSPFAKPFVETAINLARIAQCTYQYGDSHGAPDARSKKRVLSLIVEPIPMNLKK, from the exons ATGGCACTCCACCTCTTCTACTTTCCCAAACAATGCTTTTTGACCCATAACTTGCCTGGACATCCCATGAAGAAACCACCCCGCGGCACTACTGCACAAATTCGATGTTCAGCGAATGAACAAAGTTTCTCTCTAATGACCGAGAGTCGACGATCAGCGCATTACCAGCCCGCCTTTTGGAGCTACGACTTTGTGGAGTCCTTGAAGAAGAGG GAGGAAATATGTGATGGCAGCGTAAAGGAGCTGGAGAAAATGTATGAGGACAGAGCGAGGAAGCTGGAGGATGAAGTGAAGTGGATGATCCATGAGAAGAGTGCAGAGCCATTGACACTTCTGGAATTTATTGATGACATTCAACGGttaggtttagggcatcggttTGAGAATGATATAAAGAGATCCCTTGATAAAATATTACTATTGGAAGGATCTAATGCAGGGAAGGGTGAGAGTCTTCATCACACTGCTCTCAGATTCAGGATCCTCAAACAACATGGCTACAAAGTCTCTCAAG AAGTGTTTGAGGGTTTTACAGACCAGAATGGACACTTCAAGGCATGCCTTTGCAAAGATGTGAAAGGAATGTTGAGTCTTTATGAAGCTTCATATCTCGCTTCGGAAGGAGAAACCCTCCTACACGAGGCTATGGCTTTCTTAAAGATGCATCTTAAAGACCTTGAGGGAACCTTGGACAAAAGCCTTGAAGAATTAGTGAATCATGCCATGGAGCTTCCATTGCACCGCCGAATGCCAAGATTAGAAGCCAGATGGTTTATTGAAGCATACAAGAGAAGGGAAGGTGCGGATGATGTTCTACTTGAACTCGCAATTCTAGACTTCAATATGGTGCAATGGACACTCCAAGACGATCTTCAAGATATGTCGAG GTGGTGGAAAGACATGGGCCTAGCAAGCAAGTTGCATTTTGCTAGAGACAGGTTGATGGAATGCTTCTTTTGGACTGTGGGGATGGCTTTCGAACCGGAATTTAGCAATTGCCGGAAAGGACTAACAAAAGTGACTTCATTTATAACTACCATTGATGATGTATATGATGTATATGGTTCAGTGGATGAACTAGAGCTATTTACAGATGCCGTCGCAAG ATGGGATATCAATATGGTAAATAACCTCCCAGGCTACATGAAATTATGCTTCCTAGCACTCTACAACACTGTCAATGAAATGGCCTACGACACCCTCAAGGAACAAGGACACAACATCCTACCTTACTTAACAAAAGCg TGGGCTGACTTGTGCAAAGTATTCTTAGTAGAAGCAAAATGGTGCCACAAGGAATACACCCCAACCTTTGAGGAGTATCTAGAAAATGGATGGCGTTCGGTATCAGGGGCTGCTATACTAATTCACGCCTACTTCTTAATGAGTAAGAATATCACGAAGGAGGCACTGGAGTGCTTGGAGAACGACCATGAACTCCTACGTTGGCCGTCTACTATTTTTCGGCTTTGCAATGACTTAGCTACTTCAAAA GCCGAGTTAGAGAGAGGTGAAAGTGCAAATTCAATCTCATGTTACATGCACCAAACTGGCGTCTCTGAGGAAGATGCTCGTGAacacatgaaaattttgattgatgAAAGCTGGAAGAAGATGAATAAAGTTCGAGAAATGGATTCTGATTCTCCTTTTGCAAAACCCTTCGTGGAAACCGCTATCAACCTTGCGCGAATTGCCCAATGTACATACCAGTATGGAGATTCCCATGGTGCTCCAGATGCCAGATCAAAGAAGCGGGTCCTGTCACTGATAGTTGAGCCAATCCCCATGAATCTGAAGAAataa
- the LOC100263737 gene encoding isoprene synthase, chloroplastic-like (The RefSeq protein has 1 substitution compared to this genomic sequence), with the protein MKKLPRGTTPQIRCSATEQSFSLMTKSRRSAHYQPAFWSYNFVESLKKREEICDGSVKELEKMYEDRARKLEDEVKWMIHEKSAEPLTLLEFIDDIQRLGLGYRFENDIKRSLDKILLLEGSNAGKGESLHHTALRFRILKQHGYKVTQDVFEAFTDCNGDFKPCLCKDVKGMLSLYEASYLALEGETLLHEAMVFTKMHLKALGGNMDKSLEELVNHAMELPLHHRMPRLEDRWCIEAYKRREGRDDVLLELAMLDFNMVQSTLQDELKDMFKWWKDMGLANKLDFARDRLMECFFSAVGMAFKPEFSKCRKGLTKVAAFISSIDDVYDVYGSLDELELFTDAVTRWDINMVNNLPDYMKLCFLALYNTVNEMAYHTLKEQGHNILPYLTKAWADLCKVFLVEAKWAHKEYIPTFEEYLENGWRSASGVAILIHAYFLMSKNITKEALECLENDHELLRWPSTILRLCNDLATSKAELERGESANSISCYMHQTGVSEESAREHMKILTGESWKKMNKVREPDYDSPFSKPFMEIAFNLARISECTYQYGDAHGAPDARSRQRVLSLIIEPIPLNLKK; encoded by the exons ATGAAGAAACTACCCCGCGGCACTACTCCACAAATTCGATGTTCAGCGACTGAACAAAGTTTCTCTCTAATGACCAAGAGCCGACGATCAGCGCATTACCAGCCCGCCTTTTGGAGCTACAACTTTGTGGAGTCCTTGAAGAAGAGG GAGGAAATATGTGATGGCAGCGTAAAGGAGCTGGAGAAAATGTATGAGGACAGAGCGAGGAAGCTGGAGGATGAAGTGAAGTGGATGATCCATGAGAAGAGTGCAGAGCCATTGACACTTCTGGAATTTATTGATGACATTCAACGGTTAGGTTTAGGGTATCGGTTTGAGAATGATATAAAGAGATCCCTTGATAAAATATTACTATTGGAAGGATCCAATGCAGGGAAGGGTGAGAGTCTTCATCATACTGCTCTCAGATTCAGGATCCTCAAACAACATGGCTACAAAGTCACTCAAG ATGTATTTGAGGCTTTCACAGACTGTAATGGAGACTTCAAGCCATGCCTTTGCAAAGATGTGAAAGGAATGTTAAGTCTTTATGAAGCTTCGTATCTAGCTTTGGAAGGAGAAACCCTTCTACATGAGGCTATGGTTTTCACAAAGATGCATCTTAAAGCCCTTGGGGGAAATATGGACAAAAGCCTTGAAGAACTAGTGAATCATGCCATGGAGCTTCCATTGCACCATCGAATGCCAAGATTAGAAGATAGATGGTGTATTGAAGCATACAAGAGAAGGGAAGGCAGAGATGATGTGTTACTTGAACTCGCTATGCTAGGCTTCAACATGGTGCAATCGACACTCCAAGACGAGCTTAAAGACATGTTCAA GTGGTGGAAAGATATGGGCCTAGCAAACAAGTTGGATTTTGCCAGAGACAGGTTGATGGAATGCTTCTTTTCAGCTGTGGGGATGGCGTTCAAACCCGAATTTAGTAAATGCCGGAAAGGACTAACAAAAGTGGCTGCATTTATATCTTCCATTGATGATGTATATGATGTATATGGTTCGTTGGATGAACTCGAGCTATTTACAGATGCCGTCACGAG ATGGGATATTAATATGGTGAATAACCTCCCAGACTACATGAAATTATGCTTCCTAGCACTCTACAACACTGTCAATGAAATGGCCTACCACACCCTCAAAGAACAAGGACACAATATCCTACCTTACTTGACAAAAGCg TGGGCTGACTTATGCAAAGTATTCTTAGTAGAAGCAAAATGGGCTCACAAGGAATACATCCCAACCTTTGAGGAGTATCTAGAGAATGGATGGCGTTCGGCATCAGGGGTTGCAATACTAATTCATGCCTACTTCTTAATGAGTAAGAATATCACAAAGGAGGCACTGGAGTGCTTAGAGAACGACCATGAACTCCTACGTTGGCCATCTACTATTTTACGGCTTTGCAATGATTTAGCTACTTCAAAA GCCGAGTTAGAGAGGGGTGAAAGTGCAAATTCAATATCATGTTACATGCACCAAACTGGTGTCTCTGAGGAAAGTGCTCGTGAacacatgaaaattttgactggTGAAAGCTGGAAGAAGATGAATAAAGTTCGAGAACCGGATTACGATTCTCCTTTTTCAAAACCCTTCATGGAAATCGCTTTCAATCTTGCGCGAATTTCCGAGTGCACATACCAGTATGGAGATGCCCATGGTGCTCCGGACGCTAGATCAAGGCAGCGAGTCCTGTCACTGATAATCGAGCCAATCCCACTGAATCTGAAGAAATAA
- the LOC100265475 gene encoding LOW QUALITY PROTEIN: isoprene synthase, chloroplastic (The sequence of the model RefSeq protein was modified relative to this genomic sequence to represent the inferred CDS: substituted 1 base at 1 genomic stop codon): MALHLFNIPKQFSLTQNVSRHPLHGTCMKQRIKCLAGNQDLSQTIERRSANYQPAAWSYDLLESLKKDNREEIFDGGVKTLEKMYEDRAKKLEEEVKCRMYDDNIEPLALLELVDDIQNLGLGYRFEKDIKRSLQRRILEVSNVTLEKSLHAAALSFRILRQHGYEVSQDVFKSFMDQNGNFQAELCKDVKGMLSLYEASYHAFEEENLLQEAKAFTRTHLKNLDANIDKSIQELVNHAMELPSHHRMLRLEARWRIEEYKRREGADDVLLELAILDFNMVQSSLLRELQDMSRWWRRMGIANKLQFARDRLMESFFWAVGMVFEPEYSNCRKGLTKVAALITTLDDIYDIYGSLDELEQFTDAVERWDINMMNNLPDYMKLFFLALYNTTNEMTYDCLKEQGENILPYLRKAIYILWAVLCKVFLQEAKWFSTKFTPTFEEYLDNGWRSASGLVLLVHAYFLMSKNITKEALEGLEKEHDFLRCPNIIFXLSNDLASWKAEIEGGESAKSISCYMNQTGLSEDRAREHMNILIDESWKKMNKVRAVDSSSPFEKPFVETAINPARIAQCTYQYGDSHSAPDDRSKKRVLSVIVEPIPLMER, from the exons ATGGCACTCCATCTCTTCAACATCCCTAAACAATTCTCCCTAACTCAAAATGTGTCTAGACATCCCCTTCATGGAACTTGTATGAAACAGCGGATCAAATGTTTAGCAGGGAATCAGGATCTCTCTCAAACAATTGAGAGACGGTCGGCCAATTACCAGCCAGCGGCTTGGAGCTACGATTTGTTGGAGTCCTTGAAGAAAGATAATAGA GAGGAAATATTTGATGGGGGAGTGAAGACGCTGGAGAAAATGTACGAGGACAGGGCGAAGAAGTTGGAGGAAGAAGTGAAGTGTAGGATGTATGATGATAACATTGAGCCATTGGCACTTCTGGAACTGGTTGATGACATCCAGAATTTAGGCTTGGGTTACCGTTTTGAGAAGGATATAAAGAGATCCCTCCAAAGAAGAATATTGGAAGTTTCTAATGTGACATTGGAGAAAAGTCTCCATGCTGCTGCTCTCAGCTTCAGGATCCTCAGACAACATGGCTATGAAGTCTCTCA AGATGTGTTCAAGAGTTTCATGGATCAGAACGGCAATTTTCAGGCAGAGCTTTGCAAAGATGTGAAGGGAATGCTGAGTCTCTATGAAGCTTCATATCATGCCTTCGAAGAAGAAAACCTCCTGCAAGAGGCTAAGGCATTCACCAGAACACATCTCAAAAACCTTGACGCAAACATTGACAAAAGCATCCAAGAATTAGTGAATCATGCCATGGAGCTTCCATCGCACCATAGAATGCTAAGATTAGAGGCGAGATGGCGTATTGAAGAATACAAGAGAAGGGAAGGCGCAGATGATGTGTTACTTGAGCTTGCTATACTAGACTTCAACATGGTGCAATCAAGTCTCCTACGAGAACTTCAAGACATGTCAAG GTGGTGGAGACGTATGGGCATAGCAAACAAGTTGCAGTTTGCAAGGGACAGGCTGATGGAATCCTTCTTTTGGGCTGTGGGGATGGTCTTCGAACCTGAATACAGTAATTGTCGGAAAGGGCTGACAAAAGTGGCTGCACTGATAACTACACTGGATGACATCTATGATATCTATGGCTCATTAGATGAGCTAGAGCAATTTACAGATGCCGTTGAGAG GTGGGATATCAATATGATGAATAACCTTCCAGACTACATGAAATTATTCTTCCTAGCACTCTACAACACCACCAATGAAATGACTTATGATTGTCTCAAGGAACAAGGAGAGAACATCCTGCCTTATCTCAGAAAAGCGATATACATCTTG TGGGCTGTTTTATGCAAAGTCTTCTTACAAGAAGCAAAATGGTTTTCTACGAAATTTACACCGACCTTTGAGGAGTATCTAGACAACGGATGGCGATCAGCATCAGGACTTGTTCTACTAGTTCATGCCTATTTCCTAATGAGCAAGAACATCACAAAGGAGGCTCTGGAGGGCTTAGAGAAAGAGCACGACTTCTTGCGTTGTCCCAACATTATTTTTTGACTTAGCAATGATTTGGCTTCCTGGAAA GCGGAGATAGAGGGAGGTGAAAGCGCAAAGTCAATCTCTTGTTACATGAATCAAACGGGTCTTTCTGAGGATCGTGCTCGTGAACAcatgaatattttaattgatgaaaGCTGGAAGAAGATGAACAAAGTTCGAGCAGTGGATTCCAGTTCTCCTTTTGAAAAACCTTTTGTAGAAACGGCTATTAATCCTGCTCGAATTGCGCAGTGCACATACCAGTATGGAGATTCGCATAGTGCCCCAGATGATAGATCAAAGAAGCGAGTCTTGTCAGTGATAGTTGAACCAATTCCATTAATGGAGAGATAA